Proteins encoded together in one Caballeronia sp. NK8 window:
- a CDS encoding MBL fold metallo-hydrolase — protein MAKAFASQADLEEKKITFTQLSENAYAYTAEGDPNSGVIIGDDGVLIVDTTATPAMAQDLIAKIRSVTDKPIKYVVLSHYHAVRVLGASAYFAEGAQQVIASRGTYEMIVERGEQDMKSEIERFPRLFAGVETVPGLTWPTLVFEKEITLFLGKLEVKIAHLGAGHTKGDTVVWLPSQKVLFSGDLVEYDAACYCGDAQLAQWPATLEALRALKADKLVPGRGPALLSPEEVDKGLDYTKDFVTTLLQAGKDAVAEKLDLKGSMALTRKSMDPKFGHVFIYEHCLPFDVSRAYDEASGISHPRIWTAERDKDMWAALQD, from the coding sequence ATGGCAAAGGCATTTGCATCGCAGGCCGATCTGGAAGAGAAGAAGATCACTTTCACGCAACTCTCCGAGAACGCCTACGCGTACACGGCGGAGGGAGACCCGAACTCCGGCGTGATCATCGGCGACGACGGCGTGCTGATCGTCGATACGACCGCCACGCCCGCGATGGCGCAGGATCTCATCGCGAAAATCCGCAGCGTCACCGACAAGCCGATCAAATACGTCGTGCTGTCGCATTACCACGCGGTGCGCGTGCTCGGCGCGTCGGCGTATTTCGCGGAAGGCGCGCAGCAGGTCATCGCGAGCCGCGGCACGTATGAAATGATCGTCGAGCGCGGCGAGCAGGACATGAAATCGGAGATCGAGCGCTTTCCGCGCCTGTTCGCCGGCGTCGAGACGGTGCCGGGCCTCACGTGGCCGACGCTCGTCTTCGAAAAGGAAATCACGCTCTTTCTCGGCAAGCTCGAAGTGAAGATCGCGCATCTCGGCGCGGGTCACACGAAGGGCGACACGGTCGTGTGGCTGCCGTCGCAGAAGGTGCTGTTCTCGGGCGATCTCGTCGAATACGACGCCGCCTGCTACTGCGGCGATGCGCAACTCGCGCAATGGCCCGCGACGCTCGAAGCGCTGCGCGCGCTGAAGGCCGACAAGCTCGTGCCGGGCCGTGGCCCCGCGCTGCTTTCGCCTGAGGAAGTGGACAAGGGTCTCGACTACACGAAGGACTTCGTCACGACGCTGCTTCAGGCAGGCAAGGACGCCGTCGCCGAAAAGCTCGATCTGAAGGGCTCGATGGCGCTCACGCGCAAGTCGATGGACCCGAAGTTCGGCCACGTCTTCATCTACGAACACTGCCTGCCGTTCGACGTGTCGCGCGCCTATGACGAGGCGAGCGGCATCAGCCATCCGCGCATCTGGACGGCCGAGCGCGACAAGGACATGTGGGCCGCATTGCAGGACTGA
- the glgC gene encoding glucose-1-phosphate adenylyltransferase has product METLKNRTDLQKSTLAIVLAGGRGTRLGPLTDKRVKPAVHFGGKYRIIDFALSNCLNSGIRRIAVVTQYKAHSLIRHLQRGWGFLRGEFNEFIDIWPAQQRVDSSWYRGTADAVYQNLDIVRSIGAEFVVVLAGDHIYKMDYTRMVLDHVESGADCTVGCIEVPRMDAVAFGVMHVDENRRVTDFLEKPADPPAMPGKPDVALASMGIYVFSAKYLYEMLQENIETSNTDHDFGKDIIPRVVTTGKAIAHPFGMSCVTSSSDPDAPAYWRDVGTVDAYWSANLDLASTIPELDLYDRKWPIWTNQEQLPPGKFVRDLNGQQGAITNLLVCGGCVISGSQVSKSVFSSAVRVHSFCNINEAVLLPQVTVGPSCRLQRVVIDRGCTVPEGLVVGEDPDDDAARFFRTESGVTLITRDALARLSQR; this is encoded by the coding sequence ATGGAGACGCTTAAGAATCGCACCGATTTGCAAAAGTCGACCCTCGCAATCGTTCTCGCCGGCGGGCGCGGCACCCGTCTCGGCCCGCTCACCGACAAGCGCGTCAAGCCGGCCGTCCACTTCGGCGGCAAGTACCGCATCATCGATTTCGCGCTGTCCAACTGCCTCAATTCCGGCATCCGCCGCATCGCCGTCGTCACGCAATACAAGGCGCACTCGCTCATCCGCCATCTGCAGCGCGGCTGGGGCTTCCTGCGCGGCGAGTTCAACGAGTTCATCGATATCTGGCCGGCGCAGCAGCGCGTCGATTCGAGCTGGTATCGCGGCACCGCCGACGCCGTGTATCAGAACCTCGACATCGTCCGCTCGATCGGCGCGGAGTTCGTCGTCGTGCTGGCGGGCGATCACATCTACAAGATGGACTACACGCGCATGGTGCTCGACCACGTCGAGAGCGGCGCGGACTGCACGGTCGGCTGCATCGAGGTGCCGCGCATGGACGCGGTGGCGTTCGGCGTCATGCACGTCGATGAAAACCGCCGCGTGACCGACTTCCTCGAAAAGCCCGCCGATCCGCCCGCGATGCCCGGCAAGCCGGACGTGGCGCTCGCGAGCATGGGCATCTACGTGTTCAGCGCGAAGTATCTCTACGAGATGCTGCAGGAGAACATCGAGACGTCGAACACGGATCACGACTTCGGCAAGGACATCATTCCGCGCGTCGTCACGACGGGCAAGGCCATCGCGCATCCGTTCGGCATGTCGTGCGTGACCTCGAGCAGCGATCCGGACGCGCCCGCGTACTGGCGCGACGTCGGCACCGTCGACGCGTACTGGTCCGCGAATCTCGATCTGGCCTCGACGATTCCGGAACTCGATCTCTACGACCGCAAATGGCCGATCTGGACGAATCAGGAGCAATTGCCGCCCGGCAAGTTCGTGCGCGACCTGAACGGCCAGCAAGGTGCGATCACCAATCTGCTGGTCTGCGGCGGCTGCGTGATTTCGGGATCGCAGGTGTCGAAGTCGGTGTTTTCGTCGGCGGTGCGGGTGCACTCGTTCTGTAACATCAATGAGGCAGTCTTGTTGCCTCAGGTGACCGTCGGGCCGAGTTGCCGCCTGCAACGCGTCGTGATCGACCGGGGCTGCACGGTGCCCGAAGGGCTCGTGGTGGGCGAGGACCCGGACGACGACGCCGCGCGCTTCTTCCGCACGGAGTCGGGCGTGACGCTCATCACGCGCGACGCCCTGGCGCGTCTGTCCCAGCGTTAG
- a CDS encoding dihydrolipoyl dehydrogenase — protein sequence MNELKVDVAVIGAGTAGMAAFRAARLAGANAVLIEGGELGTTCARVGCMPSKLLLAAANGLHDARALGPRGIEGTHALEANYAHVLDYVRRERDHFVKGVLEEVEALPAGLILRGQARFEAPTRLVVGEDTRIEAKRVVIATGAAPAVPDQLKVFGDRLITSDELFELRTLPRRIAVFGAGPIALELGQALARLDVEIFMFGKGGHVASLTDKPVRDALAAALADEFYFDPDAKFDEMSLEDGQPTLRFTSPDGRKHVERVDLVLAATGRAPNLEPLALDKAGIELNEKGVPLFDETTMQCGHSAVFIAGDCDGTRPWLHDAADEGKLAGDNAARFPDVQAVKRKVPFAIVFSEPQVVMVGASYDDLDKQMTVTGEASFENQGRSRVMRQNRGLLHVYADAKTGKLRGAQGCGPAMEHIGHLLAWAVQLELTLDETLKLPFYHPVVEEGLRSALKDADRKSYEERSETPPALASAAGC from the coding sequence ATGAACGAACTCAAGGTGGACGTTGCCGTGATCGGCGCGGGCACGGCCGGCATGGCCGCGTTTCGCGCGGCGCGGCTCGCGGGCGCGAATGCGGTGCTGATCGAGGGCGGCGAACTGGGCACGACCTGCGCGCGCGTCGGCTGCATGCCGTCGAAGTTGCTGCTCGCGGCAGCCAATGGCTTGCACGATGCCCGCGCGCTCGGGCCGCGCGGCATCGAAGGCACGCACGCGCTCGAAGCGAATTACGCGCATGTGCTCGACTACGTGCGGCGCGAACGCGATCACTTCGTCAAGGGCGTGCTCGAAGAAGTCGAAGCGCTTCCCGCCGGCTTGATTCTGCGCGGACAGGCGCGCTTCGAAGCGCCGACGCGGCTCGTCGTCGGCGAGGATACGCGCATCGAAGCGAAGCGCGTCGTGATCGCGACGGGCGCGGCGCCGGCCGTGCCCGATCAACTGAAAGTGTTCGGCGACAGGCTCATCACGAGCGACGAACTGTTCGAGCTGCGCACGCTGCCCAGACGCATCGCCGTGTTCGGCGCGGGGCCGATCGCGCTGGAACTCGGACAAGCGCTCGCGCGCCTCGATGTCGAGATCTTCATGTTCGGCAAAGGCGGCCATGTCGCGTCGCTCACCGACAAACCCGTGCGCGATGCGCTCGCCGCCGCGCTGGCCGACGAGTTCTATTTCGATCCCGACGCGAAGTTCGACGAAATGTCGCTCGAGGACGGCCAGCCGACGCTGCGCTTCACGTCGCCGGATGGCCGGAAGCACGTCGAACGCGTCGATCTCGTGCTCGCCGCGACGGGCCGCGCGCCGAATCTGGAGCCGCTCGCGCTCGACAAGGCCGGCATCGAACTGAACGAAAAGGGTGTGCCGCTCTTCGACGAAACCACGATGCAATGCGGCCATAGCGCGGTTTTCATCGCCGGCGATTGCGACGGCACGCGGCCCTGGCTGCACGACGCCGCCGACGAAGGCAAGCTCGCCGGCGACAACGCCGCGCGCTTTCCCGACGTGCAGGCGGTCAAGCGCAAGGTGCCCTTCGCGATCGTGTTCAGCGAGCCGCAGGTGGTGATGGTCGGCGCGTCCTACGACGATCTCGACAAGCAGATGACGGTGACGGGCGAAGCATCATTCGAGAATCAGGGACGCAGCCGCGTGATGCGGCAGAATCGCGGGCTGCTGCATGTCTATGCGGACGCGAAAACCGGCAAGCTGCGCGGTGCGCAAGGTTGCGGCCCGGCGATGGAGCATATCGGCCATCTGCTCGCCTGGGCGGTGCAACTCGAACTCACGCTGGACGAAACGCTCAAGCTGCCTTTCTATCATCCGGTGGTGGAAGAAGGCTTGCGCAGCGCGTTGAAGGACGCGGACAGAAAAAGCTACGAAGAGCGGTCTGAGACGCCGCCCGCTCTGGCGAGTGCAGCGGGTTGCTAG
- the glgA gene encoding glycogen synthase GlgA: MTVCVLHAAAEMFPLLKTGGLADVVGALPPAQSQLGTDARVVLPGFPAVLAGLTDLEPVADLGGAFGAGTVRLERGVLQPHGVVVYVVRADVFYDRPGNPYLDAAHRPYADNDRRFALLGWAAARIATGADPAWKPHIVHAHDWHAGLAPAYLRAFERGGTPRIASVMTVHNLAYQGTFAASEFGALQLPGDFYAVEGVEFYGHVSFLKAGLYYADRITTVSPTYAREIQTQAHGAGLHGLLQTRTHEITGILNGVDYSIWSPSVDESIPATYTASKVAGKSKCKAALQERMGLARDDDALLFGVVSRLTEQKGLDLLLSVVPDIVQRGGQLVVLGTGDPALETGMKNAAAAHPGAVAVELGFDETLSHSIIAGSDIVMVPSRFEPCGLTQLYALAYGALPLVHRVGGLADTVVDSSLENLADELATGFVFDTFDRAGIVGAIRRAFALKARRTDWKAVVKRAMNQRFSWEAAALRYAEVYQGLTGR, translated from the coding sequence ATGACCGTATGCGTGCTGCATGCCGCAGCAGAAATGTTTCCGCTGTTGAAAACCGGCGGCCTCGCCGATGTAGTCGGCGCGCTGCCGCCCGCGCAATCGCAACTGGGCACGGACGCGCGCGTCGTGCTGCCGGGCTTTCCCGCCGTGCTGGCGGGGCTCACGGACCTCGAACCCGTCGCCGATCTGGGCGGCGCGTTCGGCGCGGGGACCGTGAGACTCGAACGCGGTGTGTTGCAGCCGCACGGCGTGGTGGTCTACGTGGTGCGCGCGGACGTGTTCTACGACCGTCCCGGCAATCCCTATCTCGATGCCGCGCATCGCCCCTATGCCGATAACGACCGCCGCTTCGCGCTGCTCGGGTGGGCCGCGGCGCGCATCGCCACGGGCGCCGATCCGGCGTGGAAGCCGCATATCGTGCACGCGCACGACTGGCACGCGGGACTCGCGCCCGCGTATCTGCGCGCGTTCGAGCGCGGCGGCACGCCGCGCATCGCCAGCGTGATGACCGTGCATAACCTCGCGTATCAGGGCACCTTCGCGGCGTCGGAGTTCGGTGCGCTGCAATTGCCGGGCGACTTCTACGCGGTCGAAGGCGTGGAGTTCTACGGTCATGTGTCGTTCCTCAAGGCGGGCCTCTACTACGCCGACCGCATCACGACGGTAAGTCCGACCTACGCGCGCGAGATCCAGACGCAGGCGCACGGCGCGGGGCTGCATGGCCTGCTGCAGACGCGCACCCACGAAATCACCGGCATTCTGAACGGCGTCGATTATTCGATCTGGAGCCCGTCGGTCGATGAATCCATCCCGGCGACATACACCGCGTCGAAAGTCGCGGGCAAGTCGAAGTGCAAGGCCGCGCTGCAGGAGCGCATGGGACTCGCGCGCGACGACGACGCCCTGCTCTTCGGCGTCGTCAGCCGGCTGACCGAACAGAAAGGGCTCGATCTGCTGCTGTCGGTCGTGCCCGATATCGTCCAGCGCGGCGGACAGCTCGTCGTGCTCGGCACCGGTGATCCGGCGCTCGAAACCGGCATGAAGAACGCGGCGGCGGCGCATCCGGGCGCGGTCGCGGTCGAACTCGGGTTTGACGAGACGCTGTCGCATTCGATCATCGCCGGCAGCGATATCGTGATGGTGCCGTCGCGCTTCGAGCCATGCGGGCTCACGCAACTCTACGCGCTCGCGTACGGCGCGCTGCCGCTCGTGCATCGCGTGGGCGGGCTGGCCGATACCGTCGTCGACAGCTCGCTCGAAAATCTCGCCGACGAACTCGCGACCGGCTTCGTGTTCGATACCTTCGACCGCGCGGGCATCGTCGGCGCGATCCGGCGCGCGTTCGCCCTGAAGGCGCGGCGCACCGACTGGAAGGCCGTCGTCAAACGCGCGATGAATCAGCGCTTCAGCTGGGAAGCCGCGGCCCTCAGATACGCGGAGGTGTATCAAGGGCTGACGGGCCGCTGA
- a CDS encoding alpha/beta fold hydrolase encodes MPVNRQRPNAEIARPGFIATTDGVELFYRDWQPEGATGNGNTIVFVPSYSLPGDMWAYQMLPLTRAGFRCIAYDRRGHGRSSDPGGGYDYDTLAGDLAALIDALELSDITLVGYSMGGAEAVRYMTRHGSTRVARLVLVASTLPMLAKTPDNPDGIDRVYADSFQQDLLTDYPQWLAENARPFAGPGASQAMIDWIREMALRTSHQALFACNETVNHGDFRNELRDIDVPTLIVQGDRDVSNPLELTSQRTARLIPNARLLVYEGAPHGIFLSDATRLTADIGAFASAR; translated from the coding sequence ATGCCCGTGAATCGACAACGCCCCAACGCAGAGATCGCCCGCCCGGGTTTCATCGCAACCACCGACGGCGTCGAGCTGTTTTATCGCGACTGGCAACCGGAAGGAGCAACCGGCAATGGCAACACCATCGTGTTCGTCCCCAGCTATTCGCTGCCGGGCGACATGTGGGCGTATCAGATGCTGCCGCTCACGCGCGCGGGCTTTCGTTGCATCGCGTACGACCGGCGCGGCCACGGCCGGTCGAGCGATCCGGGCGGCGGCTACGACTACGACACCCTCGCCGGCGATCTCGCCGCCCTCATCGACGCGCTCGAACTGTCCGACATCACGCTGGTCGGCTATTCGATGGGCGGCGCCGAAGCCGTGCGCTATATGACGCGTCACGGCAGCACGCGCGTCGCGCGCCTCGTGCTGGTCGCGTCGACCTTGCCGATGCTCGCGAAGACGCCGGACAATCCCGATGGCATCGACCGCGTCTATGCCGACTCCTTTCAACAGGATTTGCTGACGGACTATCCGCAATGGCTCGCCGAGAATGCGCGGCCGTTTGCCGGGCCAGGTGCGTCGCAGGCGATGATCGACTGGATCCGGGAAATGGCCTTGCGCACGTCGCATCAGGCGCTATTTGCATGCAACGAAACGGTGAACCACGGCGATTTCCGCAATGAATTGCGCGATATCGACGTGCCGACGCTCATCGTGCAAGGCGACCGCGATGTGTCCAATCCGCTGGAACTGACCTCGCAACGCACCGCGCGCCTGATTCCGAACGCGCGGCTGCTCGTCTACGAAGGCGCGCCGCACGGCATCTTTCTGAGCGATGCGACGCGGTTGACGGCGGATATCGGCGCGTTCGCGTCGGCGCGCTGA
- a CDS encoding CoA-acylating methylmalonate-semialdehyde dehydrogenase, producing the protein MNIAAEHPAQSASVRTAKLLIDGQFVDSKTTEWRDIVNPATQEVVGRVPFATADEVNAAVAAAHKAFQTWRTTPLGARMRLMLKFQDLVRQNQKRIAQTLTAEQGKTLADAEGDIFRGLEVVEHACSISTLQQGEFSENVAGGVDTYTLRQPIGVCAGITPFNFPAMIPLWMFPMAIVCGNTFVLKPSEQDPLSTMELVELALEAGVPPGVLNVVHGGKEVVDAICTHPDIKAISFVGSTAVGTHVYNLASQHGKRVQSMMGAKNHAVVLPDANKEQTLNALAGAGFGAAGQRCMATSVAVFVGASKDWVPELVERAKTLKVNAGVEPNTDVGPVVSKAAKERILGMIGRGVEEGATLALDGRDIDVKGYESGNFIGPTIFTNVNTDMSVYKTEIFGPVLCVVEADTLDDAIALVNRNPMGNGVGLFTQSGAAARKFQSEIDIGQVGINIPIPVPVPAFSFTGSRGSKLGDLGPYGKQVVQFYTQTKTVTARWFDDATVNDGVNTTISLR; encoded by the coding sequence GTGAATATCGCTGCTGAACATCCGGCGCAGAGTGCGTCCGTCCGTACGGCCAAACTGCTCATCGACGGCCAGTTTGTCGATTCGAAGACGACCGAATGGCGCGACATCGTCAATCCCGCGACGCAGGAAGTGGTCGGCCGCGTGCCGTTCGCGACGGCGGACGAAGTGAACGCCGCAGTCGCCGCCGCACACAAGGCGTTTCAGACCTGGCGCACGACGCCGCTCGGCGCGCGCATGCGGCTGATGCTCAAGTTTCAGGATCTGGTGCGCCAGAACCAGAAGCGCATCGCGCAGACGCTGACGGCCGAGCAGGGCAAGACGCTCGCCGATGCCGAAGGCGACATCTTTCGCGGCCTCGAAGTCGTCGAGCATGCGTGCTCGATCAGCACCTTGCAGCAAGGCGAATTCTCCGAAAACGTCGCGGGCGGTGTGGATACCTACACGCTGCGTCAGCCGATCGGCGTCTGCGCGGGCATCACGCCGTTCAACTTCCCCGCGATGATCCCGCTGTGGATGTTCCCGATGGCGATCGTCTGCGGCAACACCTTCGTGCTGAAGCCGTCCGAGCAGGACCCGCTTTCGACCATGGAGCTCGTGGAACTCGCGCTCGAAGCGGGCGTGCCGCCGGGCGTGCTGAACGTCGTGCATGGCGGCAAGGAAGTCGTCGACGCTATCTGCACGCATCCCGATATCAAGGCGATCTCGTTCGTCGGCTCGACGGCCGTCGGCACGCATGTCTACAACCTCGCGAGCCAGCACGGCAAGCGCGTGCAGTCGATGATGGGCGCGAAGAATCACGCCGTCGTGCTGCCCGACGCGAACAAGGAGCAGACGCTCAACGCGCTCGCGGGCGCGGGTTTCGGCGCGGCGGGACAGCGCTGCATGGCGACCTCGGTGGCGGTGTTCGTGGGCGCGTCGAAGGACTGGGTGCCGGAACTCGTCGAACGCGCGAAGACGCTCAAGGTCAACGCGGGCGTCGAACCGAATACGGATGTCGGCCCGGTCGTATCGAAAGCGGCGAAGGAGCGGATTCTCGGCATGATCGGCCGGGGCGTGGAAGAGGGCGCGACGCTCGCGCTCGATGGCCGCGATATCGACGTAAAGGGCTACGAAAGCGGCAACTTCATCGGCCCGACGATCTTCACGAACGTGAATACCGACATGTCGGTCTACAAAACGGAGATCTTCGGCCCGGTGCTGTGCGTGGTCGAAGCCGACACGCTCGACGACGCCATCGCGCTCGTCAACCGCAATCCGATGGGCAACGGCGTCGGCCTCTTCACGCAGAGCGGCGCGGCGGCGCGCAAGTTTCAGAGCGAAATCGATATCGGTCAGGTGGGCATCAACATTCCGATTCCGGTGCCGGTGCCCGCGTTCAGCTTCACGGGTTCGCGCGGCTCGAAGCTCGGCGATCTCGGCCCGTACGGCAAGCAGGTCGTGCAGTTCTACACGCAGACGAAAACAGTCACCGCGCGCTGGTTCGACGACGCCACCGTAAACGACGGCGTGAACACGACCATCTCGCTGAGATAA
- the mmsB gene encoding 3-hydroxyisobutyrate dehydrogenase: MKIGFVGLGHMGGPMAANLLKAGHAVTAFDLVPAALDAAKAAGATLAASPRAAAEGAEVVITMLPAAQHVKAVYLNDDGVLAGVAKGIPLVDSSTIDPATARLIGEAAGKQGNPFADAPVSGGVVGAQAGTLTFMVGADEALFETLRPVLSGMGKNMVRCGETGTGQIAKICNNLLLGISMIGVAEAMKLGETLGIDPTKLASIVNTSTGRCWSSDTCNPYPGIVETAPASRGYSGGFGADLMLKDLGLAVDAARGAKQPVFMGALAQQLYQSMSQQGLGELDFSGIIKLYAKQQSGQ; encoded by the coding sequence ATGAAAATAGGTTTTGTCGGCCTGGGTCACATGGGCGGTCCGATGGCCGCCAATCTGCTGAAGGCGGGGCACGCGGTCACGGCGTTCGATCTCGTGCCCGCCGCGCTCGACGCGGCGAAGGCGGCGGGCGCGACGCTCGCCGCGTCGCCGCGCGCGGCGGCGGAGGGCGCGGAAGTCGTTATCACGATGCTGCCCGCGGCGCAACACGTGAAGGCGGTTTATTTGAACGATGACGGCGTGCTCGCGGGCGTCGCGAAGGGCATTCCGCTCGTCGACAGCAGCACGATCGATCCCGCCACGGCGAGGCTCATCGGCGAAGCGGCGGGAAAGCAGGGCAATCCGTTCGCGGATGCGCCGGTCTCGGGCGGCGTCGTCGGCGCGCAGGCGGGCACGCTGACCTTCATGGTCGGCGCGGACGAAGCGCTCTTCGAAACGTTGCGCCCGGTGCTGTCCGGCATGGGCAAGAATATGGTGCGATGCGGCGAAACCGGCACAGGCCAGATCGCGAAGATCTGCAATAACCTGTTATTGGGGATTTCCATGATCGGCGTCGCCGAAGCGATGAAACTCGGCGAAACGCTCGGCATCGATCCGACGAAACTCGCGAGCATCGTCAATACCTCCACTGGACGTTGCTGGAGTTCGGATACGTGTAATCCCTATCCGGGTATTGTCGAAACCGCGCCTGCGTCGCGCGGTTATTCGGGTGGCTTCGGCGCGGATCTTATGTTGAAGGATCTGGGTCTCGCCGTCGATGCCGCGCGCGGCGCGAAACAGCCGGTTTTCATGGGCGCGCTGGCACAGCAGTTGTATCAGTCGATGAGTCAGCAGGGCCTCGGCGAACTCGATTTTTCTGGCATTATCAAGCTGTACGCAAAGCAACAATCCGGCCAATAA
- a CDS encoding MFS transporter, whose protein sequence is MSKSISTAALSPSAVGEAHALSDDALLRKVAWRIIPFLFLCYVVSFLDRINIGFAQLQMKHDLGFSDAMYGLGAAVFYVGYVLFEVPSNLLLAKFGARRTFTRIMLLWGAASVGMMFVSTPGHFYLLRFLLGVFEAGFFPGIVLYLTYWFPAQRRAGVMSVFFAGVAVAGVFGGLVSGWIMRDMAGVMGLFGWQWMFAIEGAPAVLLGLIALRLLVDAPRDARWLTQAEQDRLVALCVQTGDNASSHDRRGLLDALRNPRVYLFAFIYFSLTCASLTLSFWMPLMIRDFGITDVMSVSLYTVVPNAIGAVGLILIARHSDRVAERRKHFACCTFGGGIALAALTLHFPSFPLMLAILSLAATLIFAALPIFWAVPASHLPGKTAAAGIAFISSIGITSGIVSPWVIGQIRTATGSMDLAVHLLSLLLFASGAALMFGLRGDPSSTASAH, encoded by the coding sequence ATGTCGAAGTCGATCAGCACGGCGGCGCTCAGCCCGAGCGCCGTCGGGGAAGCGCACGCCTTGTCCGACGATGCGCTGCTGCGCAAAGTCGCGTGGCGCATCATTCCGTTTCTGTTCCTGTGTTACGTGGTGTCGTTTCTCGACCGGATCAATATCGGTTTCGCGCAATTGCAGATGAAGCACGATCTCGGCTTTTCCGACGCCATGTACGGTCTGGGCGCCGCCGTGTTCTATGTCGGCTACGTGCTGTTCGAGGTGCCGAGCAATCTGCTGCTGGCGAAGTTCGGCGCGCGCCGCACGTTCACGCGCATCATGCTGCTGTGGGGCGCGGCGTCGGTGGGCATGATGTTCGTTTCGACGCCGGGGCATTTCTATCTGCTGCGCTTTCTGCTCGGCGTGTTCGAGGCGGGGTTCTTTCCCGGCATCGTGCTGTATCTGACCTACTGGTTTCCGGCGCAACGGCGCGCAGGGGTGATGTCGGTGTTCTTCGCGGGCGTCGCCGTGGCGGGCGTGTTCGGCGGACTGGTGTCCGGCTGGATCATGCGCGACATGGCGGGCGTCATGGGCCTGTTCGGCTGGCAGTGGATGTTCGCGATCGAAGGCGCGCCGGCTGTGCTGCTCGGCCTGATCGCGTTGCGCCTGCTCGTCGATGCGCCGCGCGATGCCCGCTGGCTCACGCAAGCCGAACAGGACCGGCTCGTCGCGCTGTGCGTGCAAACGGGCGATAACGCCAGTTCGCACGATCGCCGCGGCCTGCTCGACGCACTGCGCAACCCGCGCGTCTATCTCTTCGCGTTCATCTATTTTTCGCTGACTTGCGCATCGCTGACGCTGAGCTTCTGGATGCCGCTGATGATCCGCGACTTCGGCATCACCGACGTGATGTCCGTCAGCCTCTATACCGTCGTGCCGAACGCGATCGGCGCGGTCGGGCTGATTCTGATCGCGCGCCATTCGGATCGCGTCGCCGAGCGGCGCAAGCACTTCGCGTGCTGCACGTTCGGCGGCGGAATCGCGCTCGCGGCGCTCACGCTGCATTTCCCGAGCTTTCCGCTGATGCTCGCGATTCTCTCGCTTGCCGCGACGCTGATTTTCGCCGCGCTGCCGATCTTCTGGGCCGTGCCCGCGAGCCATCTGCCGGGCAAGACGGCGGCGGCGGGCATCGCGTTCATCAGCAGTATCGGGATCACGAGCGGCATCGTGAGTCCTTGGGTGATCGGCCAGATTCGCACCGCGACGGGCAGCATGGATCTCGCCGTGCACCTGCTTTCGTTGCTGCTCTTCGCGAGCGGCGCCGCGCTGATGTTCGGGTTGCGCGGCGATCCTTCGTCAACGGCAAGCGCTCACTGA
- the pdxY gene encoding pyridoxal kinase PdxY: MNNVLSIQSHVVFGHAGNSAAVFPMRRLGVNVWPLNTVQFSNHTQYGRWTGSAFDADELQNVIEGIGAIGVLGRCNAVLSGYLGAPEQGRAVVEIVKMVKAVNPRALFFCDPVMGQTGGCTVASGIEDFLVTTMPEVADALMPNHVELEKLVGRPIETVEEAVDACREVIGRGPRTVLVKHLLDRNSRADTFNMLAVSPNEAWFAQRPLYPFARQPVGVGDLTSAVFVARTLLGDSMRNALEHTLAAVNAVVKATYDAGRYELEIVASQDEIAKPTDRFPAIRVTGTEIVRGG; this comes from the coding sequence ATGAACAACGTCCTGAGCATTCAGTCGCATGTGGTGTTCGGCCATGCGGGCAACAGCGCAGCGGTTTTTCCGATGCGGCGTCTCGGCGTCAATGTCTGGCCGCTCAACACGGTGCAGTTCTCCAATCACACGCAGTACGGCCGCTGGACCGGAAGCGCGTTCGACGCCGACGAGTTGCAGAACGTGATCGAGGGCATCGGCGCGATCGGTGTGCTCGGGCGCTGCAATGCGGTGCTTTCGGGTTATCTCGGTGCGCCGGAGCAGGGCCGCGCGGTCGTCGAGATCGTGAAGATGGTGAAGGCCGTGAACCCGCGCGCGCTGTTTTTCTGCGATCCGGTCATGGGTCAGACGGGCGGCTGCACGGTCGCGTCCGGCATCGAGGATTTCCTCGTCACAACGATGCCCGAAGTCGCCGACGCATTGATGCCCAATCACGTCGAACTGGAAAAGCTCGTCGGACGCCCGATCGAAACGGTGGAGGAAGCCGTCGATGCGTGCCGCGAAGTGATCGGGCGCGGCCCACGCACGGTGCTCGTGAAGCATCTGCTCGATCGCAACAGCCGCGCCGACACCTTCAACATGCTCGCCGTGTCGCCCAATGAGGCGTGGTTCGCGCAACGTCCGCTGTATCCGTTCGCGCGGCAGCCGGTCGGCGTCGGCGACCTGACGAGCGCCGTGTTCGTCGCGCGCACGCTGTTGGGCGACTCGATGCGCAACGCGCTCGAGCATACGCTCGCGGCGGTCAATGCCGTAGTCAAGGCGACTTATGACGCCGGACGCTACGAGCTGGAAATCGTCGCGTCGCAGGACGAGATCGCGAAGCCGACCGACCGTTTCCCCGCGATCCGCGTGACCGGCACGGAGATCGTCAGGGGCGGCTAA